DNA sequence from the Methanofollis formosanus genome:
GTCAGGTGCTGCCGCAAACAGCAACCCTGGATCTGGCGCTGCCATATCGACCTCACCGATCCGAACAAAGAGCTCTGGGACTATCTCAAACAGTATCTGCTGAGATACGACCTGATGCTCGTCTCCAACACGAGGTACCTCAGGGAGGACCTGCCGGTGGAGCAGCAGGTGGTCCACCCGGCCCTCGACCCGCTCTCCCCCAAGAATATCGAGATTCCTGAAGATCTGGCCGAGCGGTACCTGGAGAAGTTCGGCATCCCGACCGACAAGCCACTGATCACCCAGATATCGCGGTTCGACACCTGGAAAGATCCGGAGGGTGTCCTCGATGTCTACCAGGAGGTCGAGAAAGAGATGGACTGCCGGCTCGTCCTCTGCGGGAGCATGGCGACCGACGATCCGGAGGGGCAGGAGATCTTCGAGCGGGTGGAACGCAAGGCGGCGCAGCTTAGCACCAACGGCGACGTCATCGTCATCAACAGCGAGAACAACATCCTGGTCAATGCCCTCCAGCGGGCCTCCGACGTCGTGGTGCAGAAGTCGCTGCGCGAGGGTTTCGGGCTCACGGTCACCGAGGCACTCTGGAAGGGACGGCCGGTCGTCGCCTCGGCGGTGGGGGGCATCGGCCTCCAGATCACCGACGGCGAGAACGGGTTCCTGGTCGACCCGCAGGACATCAAAGGCTGTGCCGACCGGGTGGTCCAGATCCTCCAGGACGATGGTCTGGCCCGGCGCCTGGGGAAGAACGCGAAGAGGACGGTGAGGGAGAAGTTCCTGATCACGCGGTTGCTCAGGGACTGGCTCGATGTGCTGAATGATGTGATCCTGTGAAGGGGGACGCCGGAGAATTACGATGAGGTCATCCCAGAACTCTCCGACCTTGCTCTATGACGGGAAGAAGTTTCTGAAGTCCGGCGTCGTTCATGAGATTCTGCCGCCCTGCCCCCATCTTCGTCGTGGGGGTCCGGGGGGCGGCAATGAAGTGGTGGTCCCATGCGGTGTCCTGCTCAAAGAGGGAACAAGGATCCATGCACCGGAGACCACCAAGAATTTTCAATAGCGTATGCTTGAACCCGGGGTTCATGACGAATTACTATGAAAATCACCCTGAAGATCTGCTATGAAAGATTTTCATTCGGTATGCTTGAGGCGTCCTCTCACCTCATGCCGAATTCTACAAGCCCGAGAAAAAAAGAGTGCGTGAATTGTATATGCTGGAGATCGGCTCAGACCCAGCCGCGCAGCTTCATGGCGTCGACGACGCGCTTCATGGCCAGGGTGTAGGCGGCCTGACGCATGGAGATGCTGTGTCCCTGTGCGATCTCGGCGACCTCGTGGTAGGCACGGGTCATCTTCCGACCGAGACGGGCCTGGACGTCGCTCTCTTCCCAGCGGTCGAGGGAGAAGTTCTGGACCATCTCGAAGTACGAGACCGTCACGCCGCCGGAGTTGCAGAGGAAGTCGGGGATAACGGTGATGCCCCGCTGGAAGAGGATCGCGTCGCCCTCCGGGGAGATCGGACCGTTGGCAAGCTCTCCGACGATGGTCGCCTGGACCTTGTCGGCGTTCGTCTCGTTAATTGCGTTCTCGAGCGCCGCCGGGATGAGGATGTCGACCTTCAGGGCGAGGAGGTCGTCGTTGGTGATGTTCTCAGCACCCTCGAAGTCCTTGACCGAGCCGGTCTTTGCCTTGTGGGCGTCGAGCTTCTTGAGGTCGAGGCCTTCCTCGCTGTAGATCGCACCGCGGCTGTCGCTGACCGCAACGATCGTGCAGCCGAGTTCTGCGCCGATGGACGCCGCGAAGGAGCCGGCGTTCCCGTAGCCCTGGACCGCAACCTTCGCCTGGGCGAGGTCGATCCCGTGGTCCTTTGCCGCCTCTTTGAGGACATACCAGCCGCCACGGGCGGTGGCGTCGCCCCTGCCCACCGAGCCGCCGAGCAGGATCGGCTTGCCGGTGATGACACCGCAGGCATTGTGACCGACGAGGGTCGAGTACTCGTCCATCATCCAGGTCATGATCTGAGGGGTGGTGTAGACGTCGGGGGCCGGGACGTCGCACTCAGGGCCGATGTCCTTGTAGATCGCCCGGATATAGGCGCGGCTCAGCCGCTCGAGTTCGCCCTCGGAGAGTTCCTTGGGGTTGCAGATGATACCGCCCTTGCCGCCACCGAGCGGGAGGTCGAGGAGGGCGCACTTCCAGGTCATCAGGGCTGCAAGCGAGCGGATGGTGTCGATGGTCTCCTGGGGGTGGAACCTGATCCCGCCCTTCGTGGGGCCAAGGGCGCTGTTGTACTGGACACGGAAACCCTGGAAGACACGGACCGTGCCGTCGTCCATCCGTACCGGGAGGGCCACATGAATCTCCCGCATCGGGGTCTTGAGGAATTCCTCGACGTTCGGGGAGATACCGAGGAATTCGGTACACGAGCAGATCTGCTTCTTGACGTTTTCAAAGGGGTTCTCATTGGTCATTGGATTCACCAGTTTCCCTCTAATGATTAACCGTAATCAGGCTTATAGATGCCGAATGGCCCTAAGAATAATTTCTTGAAGATATAGTTTAAAATGCCATCGATTCTGAATTCATGGGAGATATACAGGCATTATAACCCCCGCAGCACCGAAGGAAGGAAACTTCCTACCTGCGCTTGCCCGAAGGGGTGCAGAATAGCGAGAGAGCAGAGATGGAAACGCAGGTGATGAAAATAGGGCCCTGTTGAATCAACCATGAGGCGGGAAGACACCTCAGGCAGACCATATGAAAACCGTTCGAGGAGCTCTTCCGGATGGGGAGAGACTCCGGTCATGCTTCTCTCGACATTTTCCCCTTCACGATATGGCGGGGAAGGGGACATCACACATTCGCCGCCCCGGATCCCGGGCACGAAGATTGAACCGGGAAGGCACCATTGATGAATCTGAAGAGGGGGGCGCCGCCCTCGTCCCAATCCCGATGCTGGGAAACCCGGGGTGGCCAACCCCCCACAGAGATAACCATCCAGGGCTTTGTAGAATTCACCATGAACCCGCGGCTCAAGCATACGCGATGAACATTTTTCGTCGCTTGCTCTCTCTTTTCGGCTATGTAGAAATCATCTTGATGGTTCTCTTCGACGGGGGGCTGGCCGCCCCCCGTCGTGGGGGGTTCCGGGGGGTAAAGCCCCCCGGCGCGAGACGGCGGTGAAGAGTCTGCGATTGTAGGCGGCGCATCGGATCATCACGCCTTCCGAAACCCGATGCCGGGGGCGCTGCCCCCGGACCCCGGGGACGAAGATAGCGACGGGGCGGCAGCAATCTCTTGAACGACGCCGTACTTCAGAAACTTCTTCCCGTCATAGAGCAAGGCCGGAGAGTTCTGGGATGACCTCATGGTGAATTCCACAAAGCCCACGAAGAGTTCTATGGACCCGCCCGAACCGAACGTCTCATGAACGATTCAACCGATCAAAAAAGAGGACGAAAGAACCCTGAGGCTCTATTCACCCGCTGCCGACTCCGCCTCCATCATCAGGGAGCCGAAGATGAGCCGCTCCAGCACCTGGGCGACATACTTCATCCACTGCGTCTGCTCGATGTTCTCGTAGCGGTGGATGTCGGCATAGACCTGGAGACGCACCAGCGCAAAGCGGAGACGCTCGAGGTCCGGGTCGGGGAGGGCCGAGGCCGCAGCGACGATCGGTTCGAGGCGGTCAGGGAAGGTCGCAATGTCGGCCAGGACCGCGGCGATCTCGGTATAGATCTCCATGGGCTCCCCGGCCCCCCGGAGCACCCGGAGAAATTTTTCCATTTACTCCTCGACGACTTTGACGAGGTTCTCCATCACGGCGTCGATCGCCTTCCAGGACGGCGAATCGTTGTGCCTGTTGATGAACGGCCTGCCCTCGTCGCCGGCCTCGCGCATCGCAGGGTCGATGGGGATCGCACCGAGGTACGGGACACCGAGTTCCTCGGCCGCGATCTTGCCGCCGCCCTTGCCGAAGATGTCGATCTCCTTGCCGCAGTCGGGACAGATGAGACCGCTCATGTTCTCGACGATCCCGAGAACCTTGAGGTCGAGCTTCTCAATGAAGCGGACCGCCTTGCTTGAGTCGAGCGTCGAGACCGCCTGCGGGGTGGTGACGATGACCGCACCCTCGATCTGCGGGGCGAGCTGGATGATGGAGAGGGCCTCGTCGCCGGTGCCGGGCGGAAGGTCGACGACCAGGTAGTCGAGGTCGCCCCAGTTGACGTCCTCGAGGAACTGCTTGATCGCCGTCATCTTCATCGGACCGCGCCAGATGACCGGGGTCTCGCCGTTGGGGAGGAGGAACTCCATCGAGACCACCGAAAGGTTGCCGGTGGCATGGACGGGCTCGATCTTGTTGCCGGCGACCATCAGCTTCTCTCCCTCGACACCGACCATCTTGGGGACATTCGGGCCGTGGATATCCAGGTCGAGGAGACCGACGTTCTTGCCGTGGTTCGAGAGGGCGAAGGCGAGGTTGACCGAGACCGTGGTCTTGCCCACACCACCCTTGCCTGAGAGGACAAGGACCACATGCTTCACGTTCATCTTTACCTTCTGCGGGAGGCCGCAGGTGGCCTGCCCGTTCTCGTCCTTCTTGGCGCTCGGGCAGGTGCTGCAGTTGCCGTCACACTCAGATCCCTGTTGAGATTGATTCTCTGCCATGACTATCTCCTCAATTTGTGTGCTCTCAACACTTCTATAAGTATCTGTTTGCGCGGGCCTTAAATAGTTTAGATCCGGGCAACAGACCCGGGAAAGAGACCGAAACCCCGCGCTCCTCCGATCCCGCCTGCTTGCAGGGGTTTCAGGTTAAGTTTATCTTGCTGACGACGCCCATGAGGGACGGGGAAGGGAGTATGAAAGGGTATGCCGACCGTCTCCTTGCGGTCGACCTCACCGCGGGGAAGTGCAGGGCACGTCCGTATCCGGACGAGTGGAAGCGCGACTACCTCGGTGGCCGGGGCCTTGGGGTGAGGCTCCTCACCGAGATGATCGACGCATCGACCGAACCGCTCAGCCCTGAAAATCCGCTGGTCATCGCCACCGGCCCGCTGACCGGCAGCGGTGTCCCGCTGGGATCGCGCTTCGACATCGTCACCAGGTCGCCCCTGACCAGGACGCTCACCAGTGCGAATTCAGGAGGATTCTTCGGGAAAGAACTGAAGAGAGCAGGGTTCGACGGGATCATCGTCACCGGCCGGGCCGAGCGGCCGGTCTATCTCTGGGTCAACGACGGGGCCGCCGAGATCAGGGATGCCTCCGGGTTGTGGGGGAAACGGGTGAGCGAGACGGTGCGTGGGATCGAGGCCGAGACCCTCGGGCCCTCGACCGAGGTGCTCTGTATCGGGCCGGCCGGAGAGCGTCTGAGCCCCATCTCCTCGGTGATGAACGAGACCTTCAGGTCGTCGGGGCGGGGCGGCGTGGGGGCGGTGATGGGAGCGAAAAACCTCAAGGCCGTCGCCGCACGGGGCGAACAGAAGACCGAGGTCGCCGACCCCGAAGGGTTGAAAGAACTGAAGGCCTCCACCAGGGCAAAACTGCGGGAGAACCCGGTGACCGGCATCGGTCTCCCGACCTACGGGACGGCAGTCCTGGTCAACATCATCAACGAGCACAACATCCTCCCGACCAGGAACTTCCAGCGCGGCTACGACCCGGAGGCCGGGGCGGTCTCGGGAGAGGAACTCGCCGAAACCTATCTCAAGAACAAAAAGTGCTGTTACTCGTGCATGGTCTGCTGCGGGAGACTCACCGAGATCGACGGTGTCGAAGGGGACGGCCCGGAGTACGAGACCGTCTGGGCCTTCGGGCCCAACATCGGGTGCCACGACCTGGGGATGGTGATCAGGGCGAACAACCTCTGCAACGAACTGGGCCTGGACACGATTTCGGTCGGCGGGGCGATCGCGGCGGCGATGGAGATGAACGAGCGTGGGCACCTCGACACCGGGATCAGGTTCGGTGAGTGCGAGAAGATCCTCGGTCTCGTCGAATCGATCGGCGATCGGCAGGGGATCGGCGACGAACTCGCCGAGGGGAGCGCCGCCTTTACGCGGCGGCACGGTCACCCAGAACTCTCGATGAGCGTGAAAGGCCAGGACCTCCCGGCCTACGATCCCCGCGGTCTTCAGGGACACGGCCTGGCCTACGCCACCTCGGTGCGGGGCGGCGACCATGTCTATGCCTACCTCATCTCGCCCGAGGTGCTCGGCCTCCCCGAGGCCCTCGACCCCTTCACCAGCGAGGGGAAGGCGGAGTGGACGAAGGCCTTCCAGGACCTCACCGCCGTCATCGACTCGATCGGGATCTGTCTTTTCACCTCCTTCGCCCTCGACGCCGACGAATATGCGGCGCTGGTCAGGGGAGTGACCGGGATGGAGACGAACGCCGCCGACCTGATGGTGATCGGCGAGCGGATCTGGAACCTGCAGCGGCTCTTCAATCTCAGGGCCGGGTTCACGCGTGCAGACGACACCCTGCCGGCCCGTCTGCTTGCAGAACCGCTCACCGACGGTGCACCGGCCGGGAGGGTCTGGAGAAGGGAGCCCCTGCTCTCCGAATATTACCGGGCCCGCGGCTGGGACCGGCACGGGGTGCCGGACCCGGAGAAGTTGAGAGAACTCGGGATCAGCTGGGCGGCGCCGCTTCCCGCGACATGACCCAGAAGTAGAGACTCCCGAGGAGGCCGAGGAGGCCGGCAGTCCAGAAGACCCCGAAGACTCCGGCGACGTCCATGACGACGCCCGAGATGAGGGGACTTGCGATCATTCCGATGGAGAAGGCGGTGTTGAAGACGCCGAGCGACGCCCCCACCCCCCAGGTCCTGCCCCGCC
Encoded proteins:
- a CDS encoding glycosyltransferase, which encodes MRSLDDYHGIVSDRQIYEIYQKARGLTGKHVLCINSTYQGGGVAELLSSVVPLMNDLGVDMGWRILHGNPDFFTITKKFHNALQGAEVNLTEMKKSLYVRASQDFKVYTHIDHDCVVIHDPQPLPLVRCCRKQQPWIWRCHIDLTDPNKELWDYLKQYLLRYDLMLVSNTRYLREDLPVEQQVVHPALDPLSPKNIEIPEDLAERYLEKFGIPTDKPLITQISRFDTWKDPEGVLDVYQEVEKEMDCRLVLCGSMATDDPEGQEIFERVERKAAQLSTNGDVIVINSENNILVNALQRASDVVVQKSLREGFGLTVTEALWKGRPVVASAVGGIGLQITDGENGFLVDPQDIKGCADRVVQILQDDGLARRLGKNAKRTVREKFLITRLLRDWLDVLNDVIL
- a CDS encoding Glu/Leu/Phe/Val family dehydrogenase; the protein is MTNENPFENVKKQICSCTEFLGISPNVEEFLKTPMREIHVALPVRMDDGTVRVFQGFRVQYNSALGPTKGGIRFHPQETIDTIRSLAALMTWKCALLDLPLGGGKGGIICNPKELSEGELERLSRAYIRAIYKDIGPECDVPAPDVYTTPQIMTWMMDEYSTLVGHNACGVITGKPILLGGSVGRGDATARGGWYVLKEAAKDHGIDLAQAKVAVQGYGNAGSFAASIGAELGCTIVAVSDSRGAIYSEEGLDLKKLDAHKAKTGSVKDFEGAENITNDDLLALKVDILIPAALENAINETNADKVQATIVGELANGPISPEGDAILFQRGITVIPDFLCNSGGVTVSYFEMVQNFSLDRWEESDVQARLGRKMTRAYHEVAEIAQGHSISMRQAAYTLAMKRVVDAMKLRGWV
- a CDS encoding Mrp/NBP35 family ATP-binding protein, encoding MAENQSQQGSECDGNCSTCPSAKKDENGQATCGLPQKVKMNVKHVVLVLSGKGGVGKTTVSVNLAFALSNHGKNVGLLDLDIHGPNVPKMVGVEGEKLMVAGNKIEPVHATGNLSVVSMEFLLPNGETPVIWRGPMKMTAIKQFLEDVNWGDLDYLVVDLPPGTGDEALSIIQLAPQIEGAVIVTTPQAVSTLDSSKAVRFIEKLDLKVLGIVENMSGLICPDCGKEIDIFGKGGGKIAAEELGVPYLGAIPIDPAMREAGDEGRPFINRHNDSPSWKAIDAVMENLVKVVEE
- a CDS encoding aldehyde ferredoxin oxidoreductase family protein, whose product is MKGYADRLLAVDLTAGKCRARPYPDEWKRDYLGGRGLGVRLLTEMIDASTEPLSPENPLVIATGPLTGSGVPLGSRFDIVTRSPLTRTLTSANSGGFFGKELKRAGFDGIIVTGRAERPVYLWVNDGAAEIRDASGLWGKRVSETVRGIEAETLGPSTEVLCIGPAGERLSPISSVMNETFRSSGRGGVGAVMGAKNLKAVAARGEQKTEVADPEGLKELKASTRAKLRENPVTGIGLPTYGTAVLVNIINEHNILPTRNFQRGYDPEAGAVSGEELAETYLKNKKCCYSCMVCCGRLTEIDGVEGDGPEYETVWAFGPNIGCHDLGMVIRANNLCNELGLDTISVGGAIAAAMEMNERGHLDTGIRFGECEKILGLVESIGDRQGIGDELAEGSAAFTRRHGHPELSMSVKGQDLPAYDPRGLQGHGLAYATSVRGGDHVYAYLISPEVLGLPEALDPFTSEGKAEWTKAFQDLTAVIDSIGICLFTSFALDADEYAALVRGVTGMETNAADLMVIGERIWNLQRLFNLRAGFTRADDTLPARLLAEPLTDGAPAGRVWRREPLLSEYYRARGWDRHGVPDPEKLRELGISWAAPLPAT